A single genomic interval of Thermoplasmatales archaeon harbors:
- a CDS encoding hydrogenase maturation protease, whose protein sequence is MSKIIVGVGNPLLGNDGIGIIIADMLRDMFKDIYYDIKIESSMAGGIEICEMIAGFDFAIIIDAYMGENEGNVRELSIDEYEGRVSHDVNFASAYNTLKNYIKMPELRIIGIEISDVDFGEISEEVKKAIPVVLNKIEEIMREKNACRES, encoded by the coding sequence ATGAGTAAAATAATTGTAGGTGTTGGAAATCCCCTGCTTGGAAACGATGGAATTGGAATTATTATTGCTGATATGTTGCGTGATATGTTTAAAGATATATATTATGATATAAAAATTGAGAGTTCTATGGCGGGAGGAATAGAGATATGTGAGATGATAGCAGGATTTGATTTTGCTATAATAATAGATGCATACATGGGAGAAAATGAGGGAAATGTAAGGGAATTAAGCATAGATGAATATGAAGGAAGGGTGAGCCATGATGTAAATTTTGCTTCCGCTTATAATACTTTGAAAAATTATATCAAGATGCCTGAATTGAGAATAATAGGAATTGAGATAAGTGATGTTGATTTTGGAGAAATTTCAGAAGAAGTTAAAAAAGCAATTCCAGTTGTTTTAAACAAAATTGAGGAGATTATGAGGGAAAAAAATGCTTGCAGAGAAAGTTGA